The following are encoded together in the Streptomyces tsukubensis genome:
- a CDS encoding histidine phosphatase family protein, with translation MARPRRIVLVRHGESDGNADDTVYEREPDHALALTPTGRAQADETGGRLRRLFGPERVSAYVSPYRRTHETFRAFRFDPEQVRVREEPRLREQDWGNWQDRDDVRLQKAYRDAYGHFFYRFAQGESGADVYDRVGAFLESLFRSFDAPDHPPNVLLVTHGLTMRLFCMRWFHWSVAEFEVLSNPGNGETRVLELGEDGRYTLDRPFERWRDPEPYGITG, from the coding sequence ATGGCACGACCTCGGCGCATCGTTCTGGTCCGGCACGGCGAATCGGACGGCAATGCCGACGACACCGTGTACGAACGCGAACCCGATCACGCCCTCGCGCTGACTCCGACGGGGCGTGCCCAGGCGGACGAGACCGGCGGGCGGCTGCGGAGACTGTTCGGTCCTGAGAGAGTCAGCGCCTATGTCTCGCCCTATCGGCGTACCCACGAGACGTTCCGGGCCTTCCGGTTCGACCCGGAGCAGGTGCGGGTGCGGGAAGAACCCCGGCTGCGTGAGCAGGACTGGGGGAACTGGCAGGACCGGGACGACGTGCGGCTCCAGAAGGCCTATCGCGACGCCTACGGCCACTTTTTCTACCGATTCGCACAAGGTGAATCCGGGGCCGACGTATATGACCGCGTAGGAGCTTTTCTGGAGAGCCTGTTCCGCAGTTTCGACGCTCCCGATCACCCTCCCAATGTGCTCCTCGTCACCCACGGCCTCACCATGCGGCTCTTCTGTATGCGGTGGTTCCACTGGTCCGTCGCGGAATTCGAGGTCCTGTCCAATCCCGGCAATGGGGAGACCCGGGTACTCGAACTCGGCGAGGACGGCAGATACACACTCGACCGGCCCTTCGAGCGCTGGCGCGACCCCGAGCCGTACGGAATCACCGGATAG
- a CDS encoding TerD family protein, translating to MTKGTPVNGLNKGIEKVEVSIRWDPSPLGTPATDLDLIAATYDTDDPYGEPVYVVDFESRSPDGTIALNRDSRTGQGLGFDEVMVLELNRLAESYGRVVVGVVIQQREVRKTFGDIEGPGMRLREGYDELATSDFSEVRDSTAATVCEFQRDTDGQWEFKRGVRGFDTDPTAFPSLMGAGPV from the coding sequence CTGACGAAGGGAACTCCGGTGAACGGCCTGAACAAGGGGATCGAGAAGGTCGAGGTGTCCATCAGGTGGGACCCGAGTCCACTGGGCACCCCGGCCACGGACCTCGATCTGATCGCCGCGACGTACGACACCGATGATCCGTACGGCGAACCGGTGTACGTGGTGGATTTCGAGAGCCGCTCGCCGGACGGGACCATCGCGCTGAACCGAGACAGTCGCACCGGCCAGGGGCTCGGGTTCGACGAGGTCATGGTCCTCGAACTCAACCGCCTCGCGGAGAGCTACGGGCGTGTGGTCGTCGGAGTGGTCATCCAGCAGCGCGAGGTGCGGAAGACCTTCGGTGACATAGAGGGTCCCGGCATGCGGCTGCGTGAGGGGTACGACGAGCTCGCCACGAGCGACTTCTCCGAGGTGCGGGACTCCACGGCGGCCACGGTCTGCGAGTTCCAGCGCGACACCGACGGCCAGTGGGAGTTCAAGCGGGGGGTGCGCGGTTTCGATACCGACCCCACTGCTTTCCCCTCCCTGATGGGCGCGGGACCCGTCTGA
- a CDS encoding ribonuclease HII: MPYEAPTHSVERSLRALTGAKIVAGVDEVGRGAWAGPVSVCAAVTGLRRPPEGLTDSKLISPKRRTVLAKTLESWVTAHALGHASPEEIDDLGMTAALRLAAVRALEALPVRPDAVILDGNHDYLGVPWKVRTVIKGDQSCVAVAAASVIAKVRRDKMMAELGVEHADFAFAANAGYPSPVHKAALKERGPTPYHRLSWSYLDGLPEWRHLKKTRGKADGSVPEIEGQLGFDF; encoded by the coding sequence ATGCCGTACGAAGCACCCACCCACAGCGTCGAGCGCTCTCTGCGCGCCCTTACCGGAGCGAAGATCGTCGCCGGTGTCGACGAAGTGGGCCGTGGTGCGTGGGCCGGACCGGTCTCGGTCTGTGCGGCGGTCACCGGACTGAGGCGACCGCCGGAGGGACTTACGGACTCCAAACTCATCAGCCCCAAGCGGCGCACCGTGCTCGCGAAGACGCTGGAGAGCTGGGTCACCGCACACGCGCTGGGGCACGCTTCGCCGGAGGAGATCGATGATCTGGGGATGACGGCCGCACTGCGGCTGGCTGCTGTGCGCGCGCTGGAAGCCCTGCCGGTGCGGCCTGACGCGGTCATCCTCGACGGGAACCACGACTACCTGGGCGTGCCCTGGAAAGTACGTACGGTCATCAAGGGGGATCAGTCCTGTGTCGCGGTCGCCGCGGCATCGGTGATCGCCAAGGTCCGGCGCGACAAAATGATGGCCGAACTGGGTGTCGAACATGCAGACTTCGCTTTCGCGGCCAATGCCGGCTACCCGTCGCCGGTGCACAAGGCCGCACTGAAGGAACGGGGGCCCACCCCGTACCACCGGCTGTCGTGGTCCTATCTCGACGGGCTGCCGGAATGGCGGCACCTCAAGAAGACCCGCGGCAAGGCGGACGGAAGCGTTCCGGAGATCGAGGGACAACTAGGTTTCGATTTCTGA
- a CDS encoding ADP-ribosylglycohydrolase family protein — MTADLSSLRPARALASLRGLAVGDALGSRFFEPSNHPLLRSGDLPAGPWRWSDDTEMACSVLAVLLDHGRVDQDALAHSFALHYDADRGYGSAVSRLLAAVREGGDWRESSSALFKGQGSWGNGAAMRIAPLGAWYADDPEQATHQAEISAYPTHQHREGVVGAMAVAAAAALVAAPGGPPSPEALLDGVVALVPRSAVGAGLRRARDMLDYRDSTTVAAVLGCGRRTSAHDTVPFALWSAARGLDDFEGAFWATARAGGDVDTTCAIVGGVLASRAPGGPPASWSDRTEPLPGWLPGALPL, encoded by the coding sequence ATGACCGCTGATCTCTCCTCCCTTCGCCCGGCCCGCGCCCTGGCCTCCCTGCGTGGCCTCGCCGTGGGGGACGCCCTCGGCTCACGGTTCTTCGAGCCGTCGAACCATCCACTGCTCAGGAGCGGGGATCTTCCCGCGGGGCCCTGGCGGTGGAGCGACGACACCGAGATGGCCTGCTCCGTGCTGGCCGTCCTCCTGGACCACGGCCGAGTCGACCAGGACGCGCTCGCCCACTCCTTCGCCCTCCATTACGACGCGGACCGCGGCTACGGCAGCGCGGTGAGCCGGCTTCTGGCCGCCGTGCGCGAGGGCGGTGACTGGCGCGAGTCCTCCTCCGCGCTCTTCAAGGGGCAGGGTTCCTGGGGCAACGGAGCCGCCATGCGGATCGCCCCCCTCGGGGCGTGGTACGCCGACGACCCGGAACAGGCCACCCACCAGGCGGAGATCTCCGCCTACCCCACGCACCAGCACAGGGAGGGCGTGGTGGGTGCCATGGCAGTCGCGGCGGCGGCGGCCCTTGTCGCGGCCCCCGGCGGGCCGCCGTCGCCGGAGGCGCTGCTCGACGGCGTCGTCGCACTGGTGCCGCGCAGCGCCGTGGGCGCGGGTCTGCGCCGGGCGCGGGACATGCTCGACTACCGGGACTCCACGACCGTCGCCGCCGTTCTGGGATGCGGACGGCGCACCAGCGCCCACGACACCGTCCCGTTCGCGCTGTGGTCCGCCGCCCGCGGCCTCGACGACTTCGAGGGGGCCTTCTGGGCGACCGCGCGGGCCGGTGGGGACGTGGACACGACGTGCGCCATCGTCGGCGGAGTGCTCGCCTCCCGCGCGCCCGGCGGACCGCCCGCGTCCTGGAGTGATCGGACGGAGCCCCTGCCCGGCTGGCTGCCCGGCGCGCTGCCCTTGTAG
- a CDS encoding vitamin B12-dependent ribonucleotide reductase has product MTETASGSARGSRTKGSKGGKGLRIERVHTTPGVHPYDEVAWERRDVVMTNWRDGSVNFEQRGVEFPDFWSVNAVNIVTSKYFRGALGTPQRETGLKQLIDRIVKTYRKAGEDNSYFASPADAEIFEHELAYALLHQIFSFNSPVWFNVGTPQPQQVSACFILAVDDSMESILDWYKEEGMIFKGGSGAGLNLSRIRSSKELLSSGGNASGPVSFMRGADASAGTIKSGGATRRAAKMVILDVDHPDIEDFIKTKVTEEEKIRALRDAGFDMDLGGDDITSVQYQNANNSVRVNDEFMKAVEAGDKFGLRSRMTGEVIEEVEAKSLFRTMAEAAWACADPGIQYDDTINQWHTCPESGRINGSNPCSEYMHLDNTSCNLASLNLMKFLKDDGNGKQSFDSERFSKTVELIITAMDISICFADFPTQKIGENTRAFRQLGIGYANLGALLMATGHAYDSDGGRGLAGAVTSLMTGTSYRRSAELAAVVGPYAGYARNATPHKRVMKQHSDANAKAVRVDDLDTPIWAAATEAWQDVLRLGEKNGFRNAQASVIAPTGTIGLAMSCDTTGLEPDLALVKFKKLVGGGSMQIVNGTVPQALRRLGYQEEQIEAVVAHIADHGNVVDAPGLKPEHYEVFDCAMGERSISAMGHVRMMAAIQPWISGALSKTVNLPETATVEDVEEVYFEAWKMGVKALAIYRDNCKVGQPLSAKTKEKEKAAVTEKAEETIRTAVEKVVEYRPVRKRLPKGRPGITTSFTVGGAEGYMTANSYPDDGLGEVFLKMSKQGSTLAGMMDAFSIAVSVGLQYGVPLETYVSKFTNMRFEPAGMTDDPDVRMAQSIVDYIFRRLALDFLPFETRSALGIHSAEERQRHLDTGSYERSLDEERLDSESLTQEAPVESESESAGPVTVTGGGAERPAPRQAHTSAELVEMQLGINADAPLCFSCGTKMQRAGSCYICEGCGSTSGCS; this is encoded by the coding sequence ATGACAGAGACGGCGAGCGGCTCGGCGCGAGGTTCCCGTACGAAGGGTTCCAAGGGCGGCAAGGGTCTGCGCATCGAGCGTGTCCACACCACACCCGGCGTACACCCGTACGACGAGGTGGCGTGGGAGCGCCGGGACGTCGTCATGACCAATTGGCGCGACGGCTCGGTCAACTTCGAGCAGCGTGGCGTCGAGTTCCCCGACTTCTGGTCGGTGAACGCGGTCAATATCGTGACCAGCAAGTACTTCCGGGGGGCGCTCGGCACCCCGCAGCGCGAGACCGGTCTGAAGCAGCTGATCGACCGGATCGTGAAGACCTACCGCAAGGCCGGTGAGGACAACAGCTACTTCGCCTCGCCCGCCGACGCGGAGATCTTCGAGCACGAGCTGGCGTACGCCCTCCTGCACCAGATCTTCAGCTTCAACTCCCCCGTGTGGTTCAACGTGGGCACACCCCAGCCGCAGCAGGTCTCGGCCTGCTTCATCCTGGCGGTCGACGACTCCATGGAGTCGATCCTCGACTGGTACAAGGAAGAGGGCATGATCTTCAAGGGCGGCTCCGGCGCCGGCCTGAACCTCTCCCGTATCCGTTCCTCCAAGGAACTCCTCTCCTCGGGCGGCAACGCCTCGGGACCCGTCTCCTTCATGCGCGGCGCCGACGCGTCCGCCGGAACGATCAAGTCCGGCGGCGCGACCCGCCGTGCGGCCAAGATGGTCATCCTCGACGTCGATCACCCCGACATCGAGGACTTCATCAAGACCAAGGTCACCGAGGAGGAGAAGATCCGCGCCCTGCGTGACGCGGGCTTCGACATGGACCTGGGCGGCGACGACATCACGTCCGTCCAGTACCAGAACGCCAACAACTCGGTCCGGGTGAACGACGAGTTCATGAAGGCGGTGGAGGCCGGCGACAAGTTCGGTCTGCGCAGCCGCATGACCGGCGAGGTCATCGAGGAGGTCGAGGCCAAGTCGCTCTTCCGCACGATGGCCGAGGCCGCCTGGGCCTGCGCCGACCCCGGCATCCAGTACGACGACACCATCAACCAGTGGCACACCTGCCCGGAGTCCGGCCGCATCAACGGCTCGAACCCGTGCAGTGAGTACATGCACCTGGACAACACGTCGTGCAATCTCGCCTCCCTGAACCTCATGAAGTTCCTCAAGGACGACGGGAACGGCAAGCAGTCCTTCGACTCGGAGCGGTTCTCCAAGACCGTCGAGCTGATCATCACCGCGATGGACATCTCGATCTGCTTCGCCGACTTCCCGACGCAGAAGATCGGCGAGAACACCCGCGCCTTCCGCCAGCTCGGCATCGGCTACGCCAACCTCGGCGCCCTGCTCATGGCGACGGGCCACGCGTACGACTCCGACGGTGGACGCGGCCTCGCCGGTGCCGTCACCTCCCTGATGACCGGCACGTCGTACCGCCGCTCCGCGGAGCTCGCCGCGGTCGTCGGCCCCTACGCGGGCTACGCACGCAACGCCACGCCGCACAAGCGCGTCATGAAGCAGCACTCCGACGCCAACGCGAAGGCCGTCAGGGTCGACGACCTGGACACGCCGATCTGGGCCGCCGCCACGGAGGCCTGGCAGGACGTGCTCCGTCTCGGCGAGAAGAACGGCTTCCGCAACGCGCAGGCCTCGGTCATCGCGCCCACCGGCACCATCGGCCTGGCCATGTCCTGCGACACCACAGGGCTTGAGCCCGACCTCGCGCTGGTCAAGTTCAAGAAGCTCGTCGGCGGCGGCTCGATGCAGATCGTCAACGGCACCGTGCCCCAGGCACTGCGTCGCCTGGGCTACCAGGAGGAGCAGATCGAGGCGGTCGTCGCCCACATCGCCGACCACGGCAATGTGGTGGACGCGCCGGGCCTCAAGCCCGAGCACTACGAGGTCTTCGACTGCGCCATGGGCGAGCGCTCCATCTCCGCCATGGGCCACGTCCGCATGATGGCGGCGATCCAGCCCTGGATCTCCGGCGCCCTCTCCAAGACGGTGAACCTCCCGGAGACGGCGACCGTCGAGGACGTCGAGGAGGTCTACTTCGAGGCGTGGAAGATGGGCGTCAAGGCGCTCGCGATCTACCGCGACAACTGCAAGGTCGGCCAGCCCCTCTCCGCCAAGACCAAGGAGAAGGAGAAGGCCGCGGTCACCGAGAAGGCCGAGGAGACGATCCGTACCGCGGTCGAGAAGGTCGTCGAGTACCGTCCGGTCCGCAAGCGCCTTCCGAAGGGCCGCCCCGGCATCACCACCTCGTTCACGGTGGGTGGCGCCGAGGGGTACATGACGGCCAACTCCTACCCGGACGACGGCCTGGGTGAGGTCTTCCTGAAGATGTCCAAGCAGGGCTCCACCCTGGCGGGCATGATGGACGCCTTCTCCATCGCCGTCTCCGTCGGCCTCCAGTACGGCGTGCCGCTGGAGACGTACGTCTCGAAGTTCACCAACATGCGGTTCGAGCCGGCCGGAATGACGGACGACCCGGACGTGCGGATGGCGCAGTCGATCGTCGACTACATCTTCCGCCGCCTGGCGCTCGACTTCCTGCCCTTCGAGACGCGTTCCGCGCTCGGCATCCACTCCGCCGAGGAGCGCCAGCGTCACCTGGACACCGGCTCCTACGAGCGGTCCCTGGACGAGGAGCGGCTCGACTCGGAGTCCCTGACCCAGGAGGCCCCGGTCGAGTCCGAGTCCGAGTCGGCCGGCCCGGTCACGGTCACCGGGGGCGGGGCGGAGAGGCCGGCCCCGCGCCAGGCGCACACGTCCGCCGAACTCGTGGAAATGCAGCTCGGCATCAATGCCGACGCTCCGCTGTGCTTCTCCTGCGGGACGAAGATGCAGCGCGCCGGATCGTGCTACATCTGCGAGGGCTGCGGCTCGACCAGCGGCTGCAGCTGA
- a CDS encoding YdbC family protein has product MLVKWILCTVMDRRGFERGQRKWAGLLGEPGFRGQAGGWSRQRPGVAHVFAFWESRAFYDSFMARSHDRLASGQAGTFKDMQVRLFDHRFDVKTGFEPVFTDVDVVRVAHSRIHEERAEHFALMQEKIWNPAMAGSPGMVRGLFCEAPGHEFLALSMWQSAAERGKYRTERIERLSLRAQVEADVVALTGAIVELEPSWTV; this is encoded by the coding sequence GTGCTGGTCAAGTGGATTCTCTGCACTGTGATGGACCGCCGGGGTTTCGAGCGGGGACAGCGAAAGTGGGCGGGGCTGCTGGGAGAGCCCGGGTTCCGGGGTCAGGCCGGAGGGTGGAGCCGCCAGCGGCCCGGAGTGGCCCATGTGTTCGCTTTCTGGGAGAGCAGAGCCTTCTACGACTCCTTCATGGCCCGTTCGCACGACCGGCTTGCCTCCGGGCAGGCGGGAACGTTCAAGGACATGCAGGTCAGGCTCTTCGATCACCGCTTCGACGTGAAGACCGGATTCGAGCCGGTGTTCACCGATGTGGACGTGGTGCGAGTGGCGCACAGCCGAATCCATGAGGAGCGGGCCGAGCATTTCGCGCTGATGCAGGAGAAGATCTGGAATCCCGCGATGGCGGGCTCGCCCGGTATGGTGCGGGGCCTTTTCTGTGAGGCCCCCGGCCATGAATTCCTTGCTCTCTCCATGTGGCAGTCGGCCGCCGAGCGCGGTAAATACCGCACGGAACGCATCGAGCGGCTCTCGCTGCGCGCACAGGTCGAGGCGGATGTCGTGGCACTCACGGGCGCAATCGTCGAGCTGGAACCTTCCTGGACGGTCTGA